The DNA region CAGTGAGCTTCACCACGCCATCATTTGTGGCTGCGACCGGTGTACCAAGCGGAGCCCCAATGTCTTCCCCATTATGCGGATTCCGTGGTTGGCCGTTCATGATTCGGACGCTGCCGAAAATCCCGGTGCGTTTCCCATTCACCGGCTCGACGAACCCAGGCTGCCACAATCGTGTCTGTGAATCACTCGCCAAGGCCGTCTTCACCTGCTCTTGCTCTGTCTTCCAGCGGGCGAGGGTCTTCTCGTCCAGATCGACCTTGTCTTTGGGCAGTGTAAGATGTTCGATGTGAAACTTCTCTTTGAGAACCGACACGTTGTAATTGAGTGTACGACTCTGTTCCCCCTGCTTCAACTCAACAATCAGGTCATGCGTTCCCGGCTCATCTTGCAGATCAATCCCGAGCAACCCCACAAATCCTTTCGGCTCTTCACGTCGTGGATCTGGAAAGAAGCGGATGGAGCGACCAAGAAACGTTCCCTGAACTGTGGCCGATTCATCATCAGCAGGCACTTTCACGACCAGCACTTGGCCCTGTTTTCCGCTATAACGGCCCTCTGCACCATGGGCGGTCGGTAGGGAGCTTGGTAAGAGAGCACCGACAAGGTTCGTCAGGAGCCCGACCACGAGAGCGAGCAGTGCCAGCCTTATGAGCCTTGTATGAAAGAGATTAGATAAGGGTCTCATCGGTAGAATCGGCCTCCGGAAACTTGGGAAATCAGTTCTTCAACTCGTCGATTTGTTGCACTAAAGGGGTCCATGCAGAGAATCGTTTCCTCCCAGTACCCATTCAGTTTCAAATAGGTCCAATCTACCGTGTAGGATCGATTCTTCGCCCGTGCGAAGCGAATGAAGTCGCCTCGCACCTTTGCCCTCGTCGTTTGCGGAGGGGTCGACATTGCCCGCTGAACGGCGTCTTCCTCCACAACTCGTTCGACCACCCCACGAGTCTCCATGAGATAGTACAACCCTCTCGTCCGCTTCACATCATGATACTGAAGATCCAGCAGCAACACACGCGGATCATCCCACCCGCAATTCTTCTTGTCGACGTAGGATTGGATCAGGTGTTTCTTCGTGACCCAATCGATCTGATGCATCAGCTGCATCGGATCCTCCTCCAACTGCTGCAACACCGTTTCCCACTTATTGCACACATCATCAAGAACTGGCTCATGCGTTTCTTGCGCCAGATAGTCCTTCGCCCGGCTCAGATAGACCCGTTGAATCTCAATGGCGGTCATCTGTCGACCGTCATCGAGCCGCACCTTCTTTTTCAATGTGGGATCGCGGGACACCTCTCGGATCGCCTTCACGGAGTCTTCGAGTTCCATCCCATGAACCGCATAGCCCTCTTCGATCATCGACAGGACCAGCGCGGCGGTTCCCACCTTCAGGTAGGTCGCATACTCGGACATGTTCGAATCGCCGACGATGATATGCAGACGCCGATACCGTTCCGCATCGGAATGCGGCTCATCGCGGGTATTGATGATACTCCGAGAAGACGTCGTCGACGACGATGTCTTCTCATGGATATGCTGCGCGCGCTGCGAGATAAAGTACTGCGGCTTCCCCGAGACCTTTAAGACTTTCCCGGCTCCGCTGAAGATCTGTCTGGTCACGAAAAACGGGATCAACTGTTCGGTGACCTTCCAAAAGTCGACATCCCGTCGCATCAGGAAGTTTTCGTGGCATCCGTACGTATTGCCCAACGAGTCCGTATTGTTCTTGAAAATATAGATCTCCCCGGACAACCCTTCCTCACGGAGCCGCTCCTCTGCGGCAGGCAAACAGGCTTCCAGGAGTCGCTCTCCCGCCTTATCGTGCACAACAAGATCCAGGATATTGTCGCACTCCGGAGTCGAATACTCCGGATGGCAGCCAGTATCTTGGTAGAACCGAGCCCCATTGACTAAAAAGGCGTTCGACGGCCAGCTGTTCGGAATCAGTCCTTCAAAGATGTATCCCAGGACTTTTTCCATCGGCAGATAAATCCGGCCATTGGGAGAAAAAATGAGGCCGTATTCGTTCTCGAGGCCATAAATCCGTTGTTTCATGGGACCCACCGTCATCATGCGCAAGCCACACTCAGATTATACGCCCAGGCCGGGATCTTCAACAAAGGACACCATTATGGACGGCCGAAGTTGTCAGGCTGTAGAGAAACTCAATCCGATGCCAACTGGAGAGCTGAAATATTCCAGAGGAGATGGATATCACAATACCGTCAGGATGCTCAAAAGGGCGTTGTTTCTCACCCACCCACCCCGTCGCGCCAAGAGTCGACTTTCACCAACCAAGGCCACACTCCCATACCTCGTGGCAAACAAATGACGCTTCACAAGCTATGTTTCACGCATGTGAAATCAACGCGAGAATGTCGCTGTCGGTCTTTTTGAGCATCCTGTTATGAGGAGAGCGCCTCTCGAATGTCACTGACTGCTAGGCGACGGAACTTCCGACCGGTCCGACTGCGGTCCAGCACTGCAACCTCCAACCCCTCCGGCTGGAGCTTTTGATTGGCCGTTTGATCGAGAGCTGTCACACAGAGGCGTAAGGCCTCGTCGAGATTCGGAGCATGACTGGGGCTTTTCTCCTTCAGAAAACCCTGTACCACGTCCGCCCGTCCCCCAATCACAGCAAAGTTCTTCTCGTCGATGATGCTCCCGTCAAAGGAGATACGATAGATTTCATTCGGATGGGTGTTGGTACCGGTCTGTACCACGAGAATTTCCACCTCCAGCGGTTTCATTTCCTGGCTGAAGACGGTCCCAAGACTTTGCGAATACCCATTCGCCAATGACCGACCGGTCACGTCTTCCCGGCTATACATGAACCCTTTGAGATCGGCGTGGCGAATGCCGGCCTTCCGAAGATTCTCGAACTCGCTATACTTGCCGGCCCCGGCAAACGCAATATTGTCGTAGATCTCAGAGACTTTATGCAGCGAGGCGCTCGGATTGTCGGCGGCCAAGAGAATCCCGTCGACGTACTCCATCGCGATGATCGATCGGCCCTTGGCGATCCCCTTCTTGGCGTACTCCGCCTTATCCTGCATCATTTGTTCAGGAGACACGTAGTAGGGCATCGGCATAGTTACGTCTCCCGTGAACGGCGAGCCGCCATGACAGCGTCACAGACCGTCCGGAGTGTGTCCTCCGAGACATCCGTGATGCCTTGATCGGTCACTAGCTTCGCGGTGGGATAAATCCCTCGCACGAGGTCGGGCCCACCAGTCCCAACATCGTCATCCGCGGCATTGTAGAGTGCTAAGACTGCCAGCTTGATCACCTCCGCCTCGGAAAGATTCCGCTGGAAGTGTTCCCGCATCGTATTGCGAGCGTCTTTTCCCCCGGACCCAATCGCATGGTAATCGGATTCTTCGTATCGCCCGCCGGTGATATCGTACTTGAAAATACGCCCCTCCCCGCGTTTCAGATCATAGCCGACATAGAGCGGCATCACGACCAACCCCTGAAACACCATGGGCAAGTTCGCCTTCACCATCTGGCCAAGCTTATTGGCCTTCCCTTCGCATGAAAGCGGCATACCTTCCAATTTTTCGTAATGCTCCAACTCAGTCTGGAAGAGCTTGGCCATCTCGATACAGGGACCGGCCGCCCCCGCGATCGCCATCGCCGACCACTCATCGATCTTGAATACCTTCTCAATCCGGCGATCAGCGATCTGAAATCCTTCCGTCGCGCGACGATCCCCGGCAATGATCACTCCCTGCTGATACTTGATCGCCAACACAGTCGTCGCAGTGGGCACCGTCACGGTACCGGCGGTTCGTGCCTGATCGGAATTCGAGGCGAGCCCTGAGGCTCCGAGCGCCAGGGCCGGATAATGTTGGGACAGGAACTCCACGAAACTCGATCCATCGTGGTCAGGGAGGTGGGGTAACTTCATCGTGGCCCTGACAGGAGGTTGAAAAAGTCCGCCAGCTTCGTGCTCGCGTCGTTCAGAGGCTCAACATACGGGACACCGTATGCCTCGCGGCTTCGCCCGCTGCGACCTTGCTGGACAGCCTTTTTGACCATCCCGTGAGCAATCTTCATTGATTGGCTACCTTCCATGGTTTTTGTGCTTTGCGGCTACGTCGAAGTAAGTTCCGGCAGCTTACGAAAACCACCGTTCGTCACACCTTGAGTTTGTCGAGAAGCACATCAACCGAATCGGAAGAATCCAGTAGCGCTCCAGTCAAGGCTTGTGTCCCACGATGGGGATCCATCAGGGGAACTTTCTTGATCGTGGTATCGCCGGCATCGAATAAGACTGAGGTCCAACTGGCACCGTACAAGGATTTCGAAAACTTGCTCACACAACGGCCACGAAAATACGCTCGCGTGCCCGTCGGAGGTTGGGACTCGGCCCGTTGGATTTCTTCCTCATCAACGATCCGCTCGATCAGCTGACTCCGCTCCAGCGTATAGAAAAGCCCTTTTTCAGGACGCACGTCATGGTATTGCAGGTCCATTAATTTTACGCGTGGGTCGTCCCATCCACAGCCTTTTCTCTCCATGTAGGACTCAATCAAGTGTCGCTTCGCCACCCAATCCAATGAATGGACCAACAAACGCGGATCCTGCTCGAGCTTGTTGAGAACCTCTTCCCAACGGAGCAGCACATCCTGAATGACGGGACCAGGTGCTTGCGAGGCATAAAATACCTTGGCCGCGTTCAAGTAGGCCCGTTGGACCGCCAGCGCCGTCGTGGGTCTTCCACCTGCCAACTTCACCGTCTGCTTGACTTCCAGGTCTCGCGATACCTGTTTGAACACCCGAACCGGCTCTTCAAGTTCCATCTGCGGCAAATCGGCACCAGCCTCCAGCAGATGCAACACAATGTCCAAGGTTCCGACCTTGAGATAGGTGGAGAGCTCCGCCATGTTGGCATCGCCCACAATCACATGCAGCCTCCGAAACCTGGCCGCATCCGCATGCGGTTCGTCGCGCGTGTTGATGATCGGGCGCTTGACCATCGTGTTCAGATCCATGAGACACTCAAAAAAGTCCGCCCGCTGAGAGATCTGATACTCCGCTGGGGTGGTCTGATTTTCAGCGCCGACTTTTCCCGCCCCGGCAAAGATCGGCCTGGTCACAAGAAACGGGGTCAGCACACGCGCAATCCGATCGAACGACACGGTCCTCGAGACTAGATAGTTCTCATGGTACCCGTAGCTGTTGCCCTTGCCGTCGGAGTTGTTCTTATAGAGGGTATAAACTTCAAAGCCTCGCGCGCGGGCCATGGTCTGCAGGCATGAAGCCAGAATACGCTCCCCTACTCGCTCAAACGCCACGATCTCTCGTGCCTGGGAACACTCGGGCGTCGAGTACTCAGGGTGAGCCCCGTCCACATACAACCGTCCGCCGTTCGACAATACCTTGTTCAGCTGTCGGTTATAGTCAGGGTTCGGGCGCTCACGCTCACCGTCGACCTCAAACCCACGTGCATCGACCAGGGGGTTCTCGTTTTCATAGTCCCAGATTGCGGTTGGAGCCGCCAGGTTCGGATAGTGCCCGATCACGGCAAAGGACCCGGACACCGGATCCATCGCCGAAGCATCTCTCGAGGCAATCCCGAACTCAGTTTCCGTACCAATCACCCGGGCGGAGTTCGTGGAAGTCTGTTCGTTCATCATGTCGCTAGAGATAGTGGCCGGTGCTCATCGTTTCAATCTGACGATGTTCCGTCGGTCCACCGCTGATGGTTCGTAGATGGATGATCTTCTCACCCTTCTTGCCGGCCACCTTGGCCCAATCGTCCGGATTGGTCGTATTCGGAAGATCTTCGTGCTCCTTGAACTCTTCACGGATGGCACGGATCAAGTCCTCCGATCGCAACCCGGTTCCCTCATTCGCGATCACCCGTTTCACGGCAAACTTCTTCGCCCGCGACACGATCCCTTCAATCAACGCGCCACTGGCGAAGTCTTTGAAGTACAGCACTTCCTTTTCACCGTTGGCATAGGTCACTTCGATGAACTTATTTTCTTCGCTGGCCGCATACATAGCTTCGACAGTCATCGCGGTCAAGCGTTCGACCAGCGCGTGCCGATCCCCTGCATGCCGCGCAACGTCTTCCTCGGCAAACGGAAGCGCTGTCGAGATATACTTCGAGAAAATGTCCCGTGCGGCATCAGCATCCGGACGCCCCACCTTCACTTTGACGTCCAATCGCCCCGCACGCAGCACAGCCGGGTCAATCAAATCCTGACGATTGCTCGCTCCGATGACGATGACATTGCGCAATCGTTCGACGCCGTCGATCTCGGAGAGAAATTGGGGAACGATCGTTGATTCAATATCCGAGGACACGCCGGTCCCACGGGTTCGGAAGAGCGCATCCATTTCATCAAAAAACACGATCACCGGATGCCCATCCTCTGCCCGCTCCTTGGCCTTCTTGAACACCTCACGGACCTGACGCTCCGATTCACCGACATACTTATTGAGTAGTTCAGGGCCTTTGACATGCAGGAAGTAGCTCCGAATCTCTTTCCCGGATCGATCACCCAGCTTTTTGGCGATCGAGTTGGCTACCGCTTTAGCGATCAGGGTCTTTCCGCAACCAGGCGGCCCATAGAGCAACACCCCTTTAGGCGCACTGAGCTTATACTCCGCAAAGACTTGTGGATGCAGAAACGGGAGTTCGACGGCATCACGAACTTGTTCCAACTCTTTCTGAAGGCCGCCGATGTGCGCATAGTCCACATCCGGGACTTCTTCCAACACCAGCTCTTCCGCTTCGGACTTGGGAAGCTTTTCAATCACGTAGCCGGAACGAGCGTCGTAAAGGAGGTGATCTCCCACGCTCAGCCGTTCGGCCAACAGGGGATCGCCCAGATCGGCCACCTTCTCCTCGTCAAAGTGGAGTGTGACCAATGCCCGACCCCCTTCCAGCACATCCTTGAGTCGAACAACCTCGCCTTGACTCTCGAATTCTTTGACCTCGATCACATTGAGGGCTTCATTCAGGACGACCTCTCGTCCCTTCCGCAACTCGGTCCGCTTGATCGAGGGATGAAGGCTCACCTTCATTTTCCGTCCGGATACATAGACATTGCCCGTTCCGTCTTCGTTCAGGCTGGAAAAAATGGCGTAGCTCGACGGAGGCGCCGTCAGCTTTTCCACCTCAGCCCGCAGGGCCTCGATCTGAGCCTTGGCCTCTTGGAGCGTCGCGACGAGTTTCTCGTTTTGTTTGGTCGCTTGGTCGAGTTGGTAGCGAGATTGATACAGTCGACGGATCTCTTCTTCCATCGACTGAATTTGGACGCGAAGTTTGTCGAGCTCTCGAGCCTGTTCACTGTTCTTGTGAATCATCTCCCCCTCCCCGTCGGACAACCGCTTTGTAATCTTCTTGACAGAATCTCGGAGGGACCGGAGCCGGTTTGGCTGACTCTTGCTATCCGCCATAGTGAGACGACACGATCAGCTCAACATATCGAGCCTAAGCGAGAGTACGTTAGGTGTGAGGGATTCTAACACCCGACCTAGGGGTGGTCAACTCCAACGGGTGTTCTGACGCGGGATAGACTCACTCGCCGTCACATCGCATCACATCTGCAACGCGTCCGTGAACTCCCGAAGCGCTTCACCGATATCATCACGCGTCAACAACGCCCCGATCACCGCGACTCCGTGAGCACCGGCTCGGCGAACGTCTCCCACCCGTTCGCACGTAATGCCTCCGATGGCAAATACCGGGACGGACGATCGACGGCAAACCTCGGTCAGTAATGCAAGCCCTAGCGGATGCCCGAATGCTCGTTTGGACGGTGTGTCAAAGATGGGGCCAAACACGACATAATCAGCACCCTGCTGATTCGCCCGTTGGACATCTTCGGCAGAGTGGGTGGAGACTCCAATCAATCGCCGCGACCCGACTAACTCACGAACCGGCTGCGCCGGCAGGCTGTTGGATCGAAGATGCACTCCATCAAGATTGAGCGCCATCATAAGATCCACACGGTCATTGACGATCAGAGGAACGGCGCGTGGCGTCGTGATTGACTGAATTTCCTGTAACAGCGGAAGGAGCTCGCCCGTCGGAAGATCACGTTCGCGCACTTGAATAGCCGGCAGACCTGCAACGACGGCGTGATGGAGAATCTCGGGAAGGGGACGCCCGCGCGTCTGATGACGATCAGTCACGAGGAGCAAGCGAAAATCAATGGGCGGCATCAGTAAAGGAATGAGACAAAATCGATGAGCTCACAAAGGCGATCTCTCCTCTCACATTCTGGCTACTCGTCATTGTTATACAACCACACAACTCTGGCTTCAGCCCTCACGACTGTCTTTAGAGCATCCCTTCGATCGGACTGCTGGCCGTGGCATACAGCTTCCGAGGAATACGGCCGGCCTTGTACGCCAGTCGACCGGCATGCACCGCATACTTCATGGCTTCCGCCATCGCAAGCGGATCTTGGGCCCCGGCAATCGCTGTGTTCATCAGCACCGCATCGGCGCCTAACTCCATCGCAAATGCGGCATCGGACGCGGTCCCCACACCGGCATCGACGATGATCGGCACCTTGATCATTTCCATAATGATTTTCAAATTATAGGGGTTGCGGATTCCAAGACCTGATCCGATCGGCGCCGCCAGCGGCATGACGGCGGGACACCCAACATCGACGAGTTTCTGCGCGACGATGGGATCGTCATTCGTGTAGGGAAGGACAATGAATCCTTCCTTAATGAGAATCTTGGCAGCTTCGATTAAGCCCGCCGTATCCGGGAACAACGTTCGCTCGTCGCCGAGCACTTCCAACTTCACTAAATCGGACACGCCAGCAGCGCGAGCCAGTCGCGAGTATCGCACGGCATCTTCCACCGTATAACATCCGGCTGTGTTGGGCAAAATCGTATATTTTTTAGGGTCGATGTAATCGAGAAGATTCTCCTTCGATCGATCGGTGATATTCACGCGACGGACCGCGACCGTCACGACATCGGCGCCAGACAGCTCTATCGCTTTTTTCGTTTCCGCAAAGTCTTTGTATTTTCCCGTTCCAACCCAGAGCCTGGATTTGAACTCACGTCCAGCAATTATCAGTCGATCGTCCATCATGCTGTCCTCTCAAAATGATCCGCCACCGATGAAACTCATAATCTCCACCCGATCTCCGTCCTTGATCTGGCGCTGACCCAAAGCTGCACGATCCAGAATTTCGAGGTTCAGCTCCACCGCGACCCTTTCGGTCTTGATGTCCAACTCTGTCAATAAATCCGAGACCGTTGCCCCACTACGACAGGTCCGCGCTTCCCCGTTCACATGGATTTTAATGGCATTCTGCATGCCTCTCATCCTATGGGACAGGAATTCACCTTGTCAATAAATGGGGCTTGCGCCGGTATCGGCGAAACCCGCACAATAGCCGGGTAAGAGTCTACCCATGCAGGACAACAATCAGCATCTCGCGGCGATTTTTCGCTCAATGGCCGATCTGCTGTCGGCTCAGCGAGCGAACCCCTATCGCGTGCGGGCCTATCGACATGCGGCGGAAGCGTTGCTTGCCCTTGAAGAAGATGTGGCAGTGGTGTCACAGCGCCAGGGGCTTGAAGAAATTGACGGGATCGGCACGGATTTAGCCAAAAAGATCGAGGAGTTTCTTGAGACCGGGAAGATCCGTTCCTACGAAGAGCTGAAAACTCCACTCCCCGAGGAGGTTAAGAGTTGGGCAACACTTCCGGGGCTGTCGGATTCACTCGTCTCGTACTTGTACTTCAGACTGAGTATCAAGACCTTGCCCGATCTGGCCCAACTCATCGAGTCTCACTTACTTCGAACTCTCCCGAGCTTCTCAGGATCAGAAGAAACGTTGTTACAGGCGGTCCAACAACGGATCCAAAATCCCGAGCATTAGGAGGTTAAGACCCAGTTAAGACCCTTGCTGCCCTTCAACCTCCATGAGGCGGAAGGGCAGTCTTGTTACTATCCCCGCTATGACGCCTTGAGTTCCTTAAATACCTTCCAGCTCTTTAACAATTCTACCGCCTTCTGCAGCTGCACATCTTGATCAAGAGAAAGCTCCCCACCCGCTTCAGGCAAGGCTGGTGGAGGCGTCCCGTTCTTCGATCCTCCCTCGTCCGGAGACTTCCCATTCTGTGGTGCGGCATCCTTCCCTGTCGGAGGCTTGACCGCTTTCGGCTCTGCTTCCTTGTCTCCAGATTTCCCTTCGGTCGCCTTGGCCACCACTGGCCCAGACAGCTTCACCACAATATCGGGGGTAATCCCGGTCGACTGGATCGATCGACCTTTCGGCGTATAGTACTTCGCGGTCGTGAGGCGAAGTCCCGACCCATCTCCCAAAGCCAAGATGGTCTGGACCGATCCTTTTCCAAACGATGTCGTTCCCACCACGAGACCCCGGCCCCAATCTTGGAGCGCTCCAGCAACGATTTCCGATGCGCTCGCTGATCCCTCGTTCACAAGGATAATGACAGGAAGGTCCTCCAATTGATCTTTTGCCTTCGCAACCCATTCATCCTTCTTCCCTTCTCGGCTCTTGGTATAGACCACCAGCTTTCCCGTCGGCAGGAATTGCTCGGACACATCAACCGCCGCCGTCAGTAGCCCGCCTGGATTGTTCCGTAGGTCGAGGATCGCGCCCTGGACCTTCTGCTCCTTAAATTGCTTGATCGCTTTGGCCAAATCCCTCCCCGTGGCTTCTTGGAACTGGGTGAGCCGAACATAGCCGAGGTTATCGATCACCTTGGACTTTACACTTTCAATTTTGATGGTGTCCCGAACGAGGGTAAACACCAAGGGATCTGTCGCACCATCGCGTTGAATGGTCAGATTGACTTTACTCCCCTTCGGCCCCCGCATCTTCTGCACGGCATCCATCAACGTCAAATCTTTGGTCGGATCCTCATTGACCTTGGTGATGAAATCCCCTGCCTTGATGCCGGCTCGATGAGCAGGGGTACCTTCGATCGGGGCAATCACCGCCAACCGATTATCCTTCACGCCGATTTGGATCCCGACTCCTCCAAATTCGCCTCTGGTTTCAACCTGCATCTCTTTGTACATCTCAGGCGTCATATAGGCAGAGTGCGGATCGAGCGTCGACAGCATCCCGCGAATAGCGCCTTGAATCAAATCTTTCGGTTTTGTCTCGTCGACATAGTGCTTCTGGACCTGGTTCAGCACTTCCGAGAAGGTCTTCAGCTCCTCATAGGTTTCGCTGGCATGTCCGGTCCGCTCCCAACCCTTCCCGATGATGACGCCACCAAGCAGGGCGAGTGCAATCATCGGCCCGACCACCCAAGATTTTCGC from Candidatus Nitrospira nitrosa includes:
- the thiS gene encoding sulfur carrier protein ThiS, with translation MQNAIKIHVNGEARTCRSGATVSDLLTELDIKTERVAVELNLEILDRAALGQRQIKDGDRVEIMSFIGGGSF
- the thiE gene encoding thiamine phosphate synthase encodes the protein MPPIDFRLLLVTDRHQTRGRPLPEILHHAVVAGLPAIQVRERDLPTGELLPLLQEIQSITTPRAVPLIVNDRVDLMMALNLDGVHLRSNSLPAQPVRELVGSRRLIGVSTHSAEDVQRANQQGADYVVFGPIFDTPSKRAFGHPLGLALLTEVCRRSSVPVFAIGGITCERVGDVRRAGAHGVAVIGALLTRDDIGEALREFTDALQM
- the arc gene encoding proteasome ATPase: MADSKSQPNRLRSLRDSVKKITKRLSDGEGEMIHKNSEQARELDKLRVQIQSMEEEIRRLYQSRYQLDQATKQNEKLVATLQEAKAQIEALRAEVEKLTAPPSSYAIFSSLNEDGTGNVYVSGRKMKVSLHPSIKRTELRKGREVVLNEALNVIEVKEFESQGEVVRLKDVLEGGRALVTLHFDEEKVADLGDPLLAERLSVGDHLLYDARSGYVIEKLPKSEAEELVLEEVPDVDYAHIGGLQKELEQVRDAVELPFLHPQVFAEYKLSAPKGVLLYGPPGCGKTLIAKAVANSIAKKLGDRSGKEIRSYFLHVKGPELLNKYVGESERQVREVFKKAKERAEDGHPVIVFFDEMDALFRTRGTGVSSDIESTIVPQFLSEIDGVERLRNVIVIGASNRQDLIDPAVLRAGRLDVKVKVGRPDADAARDIFSKYISTALPFAEEDVARHAGDRHALVERLTAMTVEAMYAASEENKFIEVTYANGEKEVLYFKDFASGALIEGIVSRAKKFAVKRVIANEGTGLRSEDLIRAIREEFKEHEDLPNTTNPDDWAKVAGKKGEKIIHLRTISGGPTEHRQIETMSTGHYL
- the prcA gene encoding proteasome subunit alpha — encoded protein: MPMPYYVSPEQMMQDKAEYAKKGIAKGRSIIAMEYVDGILLAADNPSASLHKVSEIYDNIAFAGAGKYSEFENLRKAGIRHADLKGFMYSREDVTGRSLANGYSQSLGTVFSQEMKPLEVEILVVQTGTNTHPNEIYRISFDGSIIDEKNFAVIGGRADVVQGFLKEKSPSHAPNLDEALRLCVTALDQTANQKLQPEGLEVAVLDRSRTGRKFRRLAVSDIREALSS
- a CDS encoding histidinol-phosphatase codes for the protein MQDNNQHLAAIFRSMADLLSAQRANPYRVRAYRHAAEALLALEEDVAVVSQRQGLEEIDGIGTDLAKKIEEFLETGKIRSYEELKTPLPEEVKSWATLPGLSDSLVSYLYFRLSIKTLPDLAQLIESHLLRTLPSFSGSEETLLQAVQQRIQNPEH
- a CDS encoding thiazole synthase, which codes for MMDDRLIIAGREFKSRLWVGTGKYKDFAETKKAIELSGADVVTVAVRRVNITDRSKENLLDYIDPKKYTILPNTAGCYTVEDAVRYSRLARAAGVSDLVKLEVLGDERTLFPDTAGLIEAAKILIKEGFIVLPYTNDDPIVAQKLVDVGCPAVMPLAAPIGSGLGIRNPYNLKIIMEMIKVPIIVDAGVGTASDAAFAMELGADAVLMNTAIAGAQDPLAMAEAMKYAVHAGRLAYKAGRIPRKLYATASSPIEGML
- the pafA gene encoding Pup--protein ligase — translated: MKQRIYGLENEYGLIFSPNGRIYLPMEKVLGYIFEGLIPNSWPSNAFLVNGARFYQDTGCHPEYSTPECDNILDLVVHDKAGERLLEACLPAAEERLREEGLSGEIYIFKNNTDSLGNTYGCHENFLMRRDVDFWKVTEQLIPFFVTRQIFSGAGKVLKVSGKPQYFISQRAQHIHEKTSSSTTSSRSIINTRDEPHSDAERYRRLHIIVGDSNMSEYATYLKVGTAALVLSMIEEGYAVHGMELEDSVKAIREVSRDPTLKKKVRLDDGRQMTAIEIQRVYLSRAKDYLAQETHEPVLDDVCNKWETVLQQLEEDPMQLMHQIDWVTKKHLIQSYVDKKNCGWDDPRVLLLDLQYHDVKRTRGLYYLMETRGVVERVVEEDAVQRAMSTPPQTTRAKVRGDFIRFARAKNRSYTVDWTYLKLNGYWEETILCMDPFSATNRRVEELISQVSGGRFYR
- the prcB gene encoding proteasome subunit beta — protein: MKLPHLPDHDGSSFVEFLSQHYPALALGASGLASNSDQARTAGTVTVPTATTVLAIKYQQGVIIAGDRRATEGFQIADRRIEKVFKIDEWSAMAIAGAAGPCIEMAKLFQTELEHYEKLEGMPLSCEGKANKLGQMVKANLPMVFQGLVVMPLYVGYDLKRGEGRIFKYDITGGRYEESDYHAIGSGGKDARNTMREHFQRNLSEAEVIKLAVLALYNAADDDVGTGGPDLVRGIYPTAKLVTDQGITDVSEDTLRTVCDAVMAARRSRET
- a CDS encoding M23 family metallopeptidase; amino-acid sequence: MRPLSNLFHTRLIRLALLALVVGLLTNLVGALLPSSLPTAHGAEGRYSGKQGQVLVVKVPADDESATVQGTFLGRSIRFFPDPRREEPKGFVGLLGIDLQDEPGTHDLIVELKQGEQSRTLNYNVSVLKEKFHIEHLTLPKDKVDLDEKTLARWKTEQEQVKTALASDSQTRLWQPGFVEPVNGKRTGIFGSVRIMNGQPRNPHNGEDIGAPLGTPVAATNDGVVKLTVDHFFSGKGIFLDHGLGFYSMYFHLSEVLVNDGEVVKAGQIVGKVGASGRATGPHLHWGVKLNGARVNPYALLDLPFKGSVPSATQPPVSNTEPVSGMGSPSP
- a CDS encoding S41 family peptidase; its protein translation is MMEQQPRRKSWVVGPMIALALLGGVIIGKGWERTGHASETYEELKTFSEVLNQVQKHYVDETKPKDLIQGAIRGMLSTLDPHSAYMTPEMYKEMQVETRGEFGGVGIQIGVKDNRLAVIAPIEGTPAHRAGIKAGDFITKVNEDPTKDLTLMDAVQKMRGPKGSKVNLTIQRDGATDPLVFTLVRDTIKIESVKSKVIDNLGYVRLTQFQEATGRDLAKAIKQFKEQKVQGAILDLRNNPGGLLTAAVDVSEQFLPTGKLVVYTKSREGKKDEWVAKAKDQLEDLPVIILVNEGSASASEIVAGALQDWGRGLVVGTTSFGKGSVQTILALGDGSGLRLTTAKYYTPKGRSIQSTGITPDIVVKLSGPVVAKATEGKSGDKEAEPKAVKPPTGKDAAPQNGKSPDEGGSKNGTPPPALPEAGGELSLDQDVQLQKAVELLKSWKVFKELKAS
- the dop gene encoding depupylase/deamidase Dop, translating into MMNEQTSTNSARVIGTETEFGIASRDASAMDPVSGSFAVIGHYPNLAAPTAIWDYENENPLVDARGFEVDGERERPNPDYNRQLNKVLSNGGRLYVDGAHPEYSTPECSQAREIVAFERVGERILASCLQTMARARGFEVYTLYKNNSDGKGNSYGYHENYLVSRTVSFDRIARVLTPFLVTRPIFAGAGKVGAENQTTPAEYQISQRADFFECLMDLNTMVKRPIINTRDEPHADAARFRRLHVIVGDANMAELSTYLKVGTLDIVLHLLEAGADLPQMELEEPVRVFKQVSRDLEVKQTVKLAGGRPTTALAVQRAYLNAAKVFYASQAPGPVIQDVLLRWEEVLNKLEQDPRLLVHSLDWVAKRHLIESYMERKGCGWDDPRVKLMDLQYHDVRPEKGLFYTLERSQLIERIVDEEEIQRAESQPPTGTRAYFRGRCVSKFSKSLYGASWTSVLFDAGDTTIKKVPLMDPHRGTQALTGALLDSSDSVDVLLDKLKV